Proteins from a single region of Streptomyces vinaceus:
- a CDS encoding DUF4193 domain-containing protein, with product MATDYDTPRKTDDDVDNDSIEELKARRNEKSSSNVDVDDFDAAEGMELPGADLSNEELAVRVLPKQADEFTCMSCFLVHHRSQLAREKNGQPICRDCD from the coding sequence ATGGCAACGGACTACGACACCCCACGCAAGACCGACGACGACGTCGACAACGACAGCATTGAAGAGCTGAAGGCCCGGCGCAACGAGAAGTCGTCTTCGAACGTCGACGTCGACGACTTCGACGCGGCGGAGGGCATGGAGCTCCCCGGCGCGGACCTCTCCAACGAGGAACTGGCCGTTCGGGTGCTGCCCAAGCAGGCCGATGAGTTCACCTGCATGAGCTGCTTCCTGGTGCACCACCGCAGCCAGCTGGCACGCGAGAAGAACGGCCAGCCGATCTGTCGCGACTGCGACTGA
- a CDS encoding sensor histidine kinase: protein MAATPAPPTVPPRPTWDPGQPEGPFPWLRPTIRIRLTLLYGGMFLIAGILLLSIIYLLAAQALREGNGLPFKIVGGTDIQVTSTCPGVVGKGQKYEQFNDVINTCILEQRRHALDDLLSRSLMALLGLSIIAFAFGYAMAGRVLSPLGKITRTARRVVGSDLTRRIELDGPEDELKELADTFDEMLDRLERAFTAQQRFVANASHELRTPLAINRTLLEVHLSDPGAPVELQQLGKTLLATNERSEQLVEGLLLLARSDNQIVERKPVDLAEVASRAIDQARGEAATKGVEIRGERAPAVVQGNGVLLERIALNLVQNAVRYNVPEGGWVEVTTESQHGQAILVVSNTGPVVPAYEVDNLFEPFRRLRTERTGSDKGVGLGLSIARSVARAHGGRIAATPREGGGLVMRVTLPL from the coding sequence GTGGCGGCGACCCCGGCACCGCCCACGGTGCCGCCGAGACCGACCTGGGACCCCGGCCAGCCCGAGGGTCCCTTCCCTTGGCTGCGGCCGACCATCCGCATACGCCTGACCCTGCTCTACGGCGGGATGTTCCTGATCGCGGGCATCCTGCTGCTGTCGATCATCTACCTGCTGGCGGCCCAGGCGCTGCGCGAGGGCAACGGACTGCCGTTCAAGATCGTGGGCGGCACGGACATCCAGGTCACCAGCACCTGCCCGGGCGTGGTCGGCAAGGGCCAGAAGTACGAGCAGTTCAACGACGTGATCAACACCTGCATCCTGGAGCAGCGCCGGCACGCGCTGGACGACCTGCTCAGCCGGTCGCTGATGGCCCTCCTCGGCCTCAGCATCATCGCTTTCGCCTTCGGATACGCGATGGCCGGCCGGGTGCTCTCGCCGCTGGGCAAGATCACCCGGACCGCCCGCCGGGTGGTGGGCTCCGACCTGACCCGGCGGATCGAGCTGGACGGGCCGGAGGACGAGCTCAAGGAGCTCGCCGACACCTTCGACGAGATGCTCGACCGGCTGGAGCGGGCCTTCACCGCCCAGCAGCGGTTCGTCGCGAACGCCTCGCACGAGCTGCGCACACCCCTGGCCATCAACCGGACACTGCTGGAGGTGCACCTGTCGGACCCGGGTGCGCCGGTGGAGCTCCAGCAGCTGGGCAAGACGCTGCTGGCCACCAACGAACGCAGCGAGCAGCTGGTCGAAGGCCTGTTGCTGCTGGCCCGCAGCGACAACCAGATAGTCGAGCGCAAGCCCGTGGACCTGGCGGAGGTCGCCTCGCGGGCCATCGACCAGGCGCGCGGCGAGGCCGCGACGAAGGGCGTGGAGATCCGCGGCGAGCGGGCGCCGGCCGTGGTCCAGGGCAACGGCGTCCTGCTGGAGCGGATCGCGCTCAACCTGGTGCAGAACGCCGTCCGGTACAACGTGCCGGAGGGCGGCTGGGTGGAGGTGACCACCGAGTCCCAGCACGGCCAGGCGATCCTCGTCGTCTCGAACACGGGTCCCGTGGTTCCCGCGTACGAGGTGGACAACCTCTTCGAGCCCTTCAGACGGCTGCGTACGGAGCGAACGGGCAGCGACAAGGGTGTGGGGCTCGGCCTGTCGATCGCGCGCTCCGTGGCGCGCGCTCACGGCGGACGGATCGCGGCGACGCCCCGCGAGGGGGGTGGCCTCGTGATGCGTGTCACTTTGCCCCTGTGA
- a CDS encoding response regulator transcription factor, which translates to MRVLVVEDEQLLADAVATGLRREAMAVDVVYDGAAALERVGVNDYDVVVLDRDLPLVHGDDVCRKIVELGMPTRVLMLTASGDVSDRVEGLELGADDYLPKPFAFSELTARVRALGRRTTVALPPVLERAGIKLDPNRREVFREGREVQLAPKEFAVLEVLMRSEGTVVSAEQLLEKAWDENTDPFTNVVRVTVMTLRRKLGEPPVIVTVPGSGYRI; encoded by the coding sequence GTGCGCGTACTCGTCGTCGAGGACGAGCAGCTGCTCGCCGATGCGGTGGCCACCGGGCTGCGCCGGGAGGCCATGGCCGTGGACGTCGTGTACGACGGCGCCGCGGCCCTGGAGCGCGTCGGGGTGAACGACTACGACGTGGTGGTGCTCGACCGGGACCTCCCCCTCGTGCACGGCGACGACGTCTGCCGGAAGATCGTCGAGCTGGGCATGCCCACCCGCGTGCTGATGCTGACGGCGTCCGGCGATGTGAGCGACCGGGTGGAGGGCCTTGAGCTGGGCGCCGACGACTACCTGCCCAAGCCGTTCGCGTTCAGCGAGCTGACCGCCCGCGTGCGCGCCCTGGGGCGGCGCACCACCGTGGCCCTGCCCCCCGTGCTGGAGCGGGCCGGCATCAAGCTGGACCCCAACCGGCGCGAGGTGTTCCGTGAGGGCAGGGAGGTGCAGCTGGCTCCCAAGGAGTTCGCGGTCCTGGAGGTTCTCATGCGGAGCGAGGGGACCGTGGTCTCCGCCGAGCAGCTGCTGGAGAAGGCATGGGACGAGAACACCGACCCCTTCACGAACGTGGTGCGGGTGACGGTCATGACCCTGCGGCGCAAGCTGGGGGAGCCGCCGGTCATCGTGACCGTGCCCGGCTCCGGCTACCGGATCTGA